A section of the Stenotrophomonas acidaminiphila genome encodes:
- a CDS encoding endo-1,4-D-glucanase produces MLSRRDLLGLIAAAAAVAACPLRAATACGVAWRDWQGFVQRHLQDDGRIIDFSHPDQRSTSESQSYALFFALVDNNPVLFDRILAWTRRHLCGGRPDLNLPAWLWGRAADGQWRVLDANTASDGELWIAYALLEAGRLWNRPGLAQAGRQVLALMRTAEVVELPGFGPMLLPGNRGFVQRDRWLLNPSYLPLFVLRRFAMVDPRGPWARLAERSVALLRAAAPVGFAPDWIAWNGTAFVTDPGKGAVGSYDAIRCYLWAGMTDPGEPLRRRLLDALPGPARLLRARGGFAEKIQTRSGSADGAAPAGFCAALLPYLSALGQSAMANAQASRIPAPGPAADALGYYDRALVLFGRGWMDRRFRFAADGRLMPAWSTTCSAKT; encoded by the coding sequence ATGCTGTCCCGGCGCGACCTGCTCGGGCTGATCGCCGCGGCCGCGGCGGTCGCGGCCTGCCCGCTGCGGGCGGCGACCGCCTGCGGCGTGGCGTGGCGCGACTGGCAGGGCTTCGTGCAGCGGCACCTGCAGGACGACGGGCGGATCATCGATTTCTCACACCCGGACCAGCGCAGCACCTCCGAGTCGCAGTCCTATGCGCTGTTCTTCGCGCTGGTGGACAACAACCCGGTGTTGTTCGACCGCATCCTGGCGTGGACCCGCCGCCACCTGTGCGGCGGACGCCCGGACCTCAACCTGCCGGCGTGGCTGTGGGGGCGCGCCGCTGACGGGCAGTGGCGCGTGCTCGACGCCAATACCGCGTCCGATGGCGAGCTGTGGATCGCCTATGCGCTGCTCGAGGCCGGGCGCCTGTGGAACCGCCCCGGGCTGGCCCAGGCCGGCCGCCAGGTGCTGGCGCTGATGCGCACGGCCGAGGTGGTCGAGCTGCCGGGCTTCGGGCCGATGCTGCTGCCCGGCAACCGCGGCTTCGTGCAGCGCGACCGCTGGCTGCTCAATCCCAGCTACCTGCCGCTGTTCGTGCTGCGCCGGTTCGCGATGGTCGACCCGCGCGGCCCGTGGGCGCGGCTGGCCGAGCGCAGCGTGGCGCTGCTGCGCGCGGCAGCGCCGGTCGGCTTCGCGCCGGACTGGATCGCCTGGAACGGCACCGCGTTCGTGACCGACCCGGGCAAGGGCGCGGTCGGCAGCTACGACGCCATCCGCTGTTACCTGTGGGCCGGCATGACCGACCCCGGCGAACCGCTGCGGCGGCGCCTGCTCGACGCCCTGCCGGGGCCGGCCCGGCTGCTGCGCGCGCGCGGCGGCTTCGCCGAGAAGATCCAGACCCGCAGCGGTTCCGCCGACGGCGCCGCGCCGGCCGGCTTCTGCGCCGCGCTGCTGCCGTACCTGTCGGCGCTGGGCCAGAGCGCCATGGCGAATGCGCAGGCCAGCCGCATTCCCGCGCCAGGCCCCGCCGCCGACGCCCTTGGCTACTACGACCGCGCCCTGGTGTTGTTCGGGCGCGGCTGGATGGACCGCCGTTTCCGTTTCGCTGCCGACGGGCGCCTGATGCCCGCGTGGAGTACGACATGTTCCGCAAAAACCTGA
- a CDS encoding cellulose synthase regulator BcsB: MKHCLHIPPTSHARTRGAWLAFTLALLAGATHAQTPAAAPSPPGLQPEIAAAPVPGALPLQRSRATLKQLGLDYEVTLRGVQGTAGIPFSIRADQVVDHAALRLKYTYSPALLPDLSHLRVTVNDVTVATLPVSAEEAGRPVERDVAIDPRLVTGYNRINLQLIGHYTRECEDPDHSSLWANIDSASYLELGWLPLPLSNDLALLPVPFFDARDTRRLELPFVFAGQPGNGQLQAAGIVSSWFGALAGYRGALFPVSTGVLPARGNAVVVATPRNLPAGVAPVEVSGPTLAVASNPNDAAGKLLLVLGRDDAELRAAATALALGAPLSGASATLREVKDATPRKPYDAPNWVPSDRPVRFSELVRSTSELNVVGYNPDLIRIGLQLPPDLFVWRKDGIPVDLRYRYTLPEGADKSALNISINDAFVTTLPLNGRPLATSVPRQMWQKLGARGAMPIRQPLLLPTGPLSASSQLRFHFFFDRPRAEECKNTFPDVSAAIDDASTIDLSGFAHYMAMPNLAAFGNAGFPFTRMADLADSALVMPDNASGDDVANALALLGRMGASTGYPALRTRVIQARQVDEHADQDLLVLGSRRNQPLFARWAAAMPVGDAAQARRFGLSDWLFDKLPAFLSPDARRTDLPTVAEVGVRPAPGDVLLQGFESPLRKGRSVVALMADEPAHVNRLFEAWFDPERLRQFQGSVVLLQGDKVRSLAGNQTYYVGELPPLLALRWFFAHHPLWMALGVGLVCLLLAMLAAWLLRRHARARLKVAG, from the coding sequence ATGAAGCACTGCCTGCACATTCCGCCGACCTCCCACGCGCGTACGCGCGGCGCCTGGCTGGCCTTCACCCTGGCCCTGCTGGCCGGCGCCACCCATGCGCAGACTCCCGCCGCCGCGCCCTCGCCGCCGGGCCTGCAGCCGGAGATCGCCGCCGCGCCCGTGCCGGGCGCGCTGCCGCTGCAGCGCAGCCGCGCCACGCTCAAGCAGCTGGGGCTGGACTATGAAGTGACGCTGCGTGGCGTGCAGGGCACGGCCGGCATCCCGTTCTCGATCCGCGCCGACCAGGTCGTCGACCACGCCGCGCTGCGCCTGAAATACACCTATTCGCCGGCGCTGCTGCCGGACCTGTCGCACCTGCGCGTCACCGTCAACGACGTCACCGTGGCGACGCTGCCGGTGTCGGCCGAGGAGGCCGGGCGCCCGGTCGAGCGCGACGTCGCCATCGATCCGCGCCTGGTGACCGGCTACAACCGCATCAACCTGCAGCTGATCGGCCACTACACGCGCGAGTGCGAGGATCCGGACCACAGCAGCCTGTGGGCCAACATCGACAGCGCCAGCTACCTGGAACTGGGCTGGCTGCCGCTGCCGTTGAGCAACGACCTGGCGCTGCTGCCGGTGCCGTTCTTCGATGCGCGCGACACCCGCCGGCTGGAGCTGCCGTTCGTGTTCGCCGGGCAGCCGGGCAACGGCCAGCTGCAGGCCGCCGGCATCGTGTCGTCGTGGTTCGGGGCGCTGGCCGGCTACCGCGGCGCGCTGTTCCCGGTGTCCACCGGGGTGCTGCCGGCGCGCGGCAATGCGGTGGTCGTGGCGACGCCGCGCAACCTGCCGGCCGGGGTGGCGCCGGTCGAAGTGTCCGGTCCGACGCTGGCGGTGGCCAGCAACCCCAACGATGCCGCCGGCAAGCTGCTGCTGGTGCTGGGCCGCGACGATGCCGAACTGCGCGCGGCGGCCACCGCGCTGGCGCTGGGCGCACCGCTGTCCGGCGCCAGCGCGACCCTGCGCGAGGTCAAGGACGCCACGCCGCGCAAGCCCTACGACGCGCCCAACTGGGTGCCCAGCGACCGCCCCGTGCGGTTCTCCGAACTGGTCCGCAGCACCAGCGAGCTCAACGTGGTCGGTTACAACCCGGACCTGATCCGCATCGGCCTGCAGTTGCCGCCGGACCTGTTCGTGTGGCGCAAGGACGGCATCCCGGTGGACCTGCGCTACCGCTACACCCTGCCCGAAGGCGCGGACAAGTCCGCGCTCAACATCAGCATCAACGATGCCTTCGTCACCACCCTGCCGCTCAACGGCCGCCCGCTGGCGACCTCGGTACCGCGGCAGATGTGGCAGAAGCTGGGTGCGCGCGGCGCGATGCCGATCCGGCAGCCGCTGCTGCTGCCGACCGGGCCGTTGTCGGCCAGCAGCCAGCTGCGCTTCCATTTCTTCTTCGACCGCCCGCGCGCGGAGGAATGCAAGAACACCTTCCCGGACGTGTCGGCCGCGATCGACGACGCGTCCACCATCGACCTCAGCGGTTTCGCGCACTACATGGCGATGCCCAACCTGGCCGCCTTCGGCAACGCCGGCTTCCCGTTCACGCGCATGGCCGACCTGGCTGACAGCGCGCTGGTGATGCCGGACAACGCCAGCGGTGACGACGTGGCCAACGCGCTGGCGCTGCTCGGCCGCATGGGTGCCTCGACCGGCTATCCGGCGCTGCGCACGCGCGTCATCCAGGCGCGCCAGGTCGACGAACACGCCGACCAGGATCTGCTGGTGCTCGGTTCGCGCCGCAACCAGCCGCTGTTCGCGCGCTGGGCCGCGGCGATGCCGGTCGGCGACGCCGCGCAGGCCCGCCGCTTCGGCCTGTCCGACTGGCTGTTCGACAAGCTGCCGGCGTTCCTGTCGCCCGACGCGCGGCGTACCGACCTGCCGACCGTGGCCGAGGTCGGCGTGCGCCCGGCGCCGGGCGACGTGCTGCTGCAGGGCTTCGAATCGCCGCTGCGCAAGGGCCGCAGCGTGGTGGCGTTGATGGCCGACGAACCGGCCCACGTCAACCGCCTGTTCGAGGCCTGGTTCGATCCCGAGCGCCTGCGCCAGTTCCAGGGCAGCGTGGTGCTGCTGCAGGGCGACAAGGTGCGCAGCCTGGCCGGCAACCAGACCTACTACGTCGGCGAGCTGCCGCCGCTGCTGGCGCTGCGCTGGTTCTTCGCCCATCACCCGCTGTGGATGGCGCTGGGCGTGGGCCTGGTGTGCCTGCTGTTGGCGATGCTGGCCGCCTGGCTGCTGCGGCGCCATGCGCGTGCGCGCCTGAAGGTGGCGGGCTGA
- a CDS encoding UDP-forming cellulose synthase catalytic subunit → MRLSIRPEGSQALARLGLAALVLVGVLLIAFVVTVPLDVTQQLLFSLAVFGIGLCLRRARNRTVPLLLMGLSLVMSSRYMWWRLTETMGMGSVVDLTLGFGLVMAEVYAFVVLVLGYFQVAWPLHRRSLPLPGDQSLWPTVDVFIPTYNEPLSVVRTTVLAATVMDWPAGKLKIHLLDDGRREEFRAFCEEVGVNYVTRTNNNHAKAGNINAALKKSDGEYVAIFDCDHVPTRSFLQMSMGWFLHDARLAVVQTPHYFFSADPFERNLGTFGKVPNEGELFYGLLQDGNDAWNATFFCGSCAVIRRAPLEEVGGVAVETVTEDAHTAIRLHRAGYRSAYIPVPQAAGLATESLSAHVGQRTRWARGMAQIFRVDNPMLGRGLSLVQRICYTNAMLHFFYGLPRIIFLTAPLAFLFFGAHVIHASALMIFAYALPHLAQASLTNLRIQGGHRHLLWNEVYETALAWYILRPTLMAVINPRLGKFNVTAKGGLVHASYFDAQIARPYLLLLLLNLAGVVAGIVRLVMADSSGEVNTIWLNLGWTFYNMVMLGAVIATCSEQRQIRRAHRVPLEMKALLHLPDGRALACSTVDFSTGGMAIRLDEPQPVQPDTPVEIELRHRQRSQRLPALVRHDRDAQGLSLQFGALSIEQERWLVASTFARADIWVSLWGRHERDTFLRSLSDVLRASLRGFHRLGRFVITRGRHDDAARPAPGETA, encoded by the coding sequence ATGAGACTTTCAATCAGGCCCGAGGGCTCGCAGGCCCTGGCTCGCCTTGGCTTGGCCGCGCTGGTGCTGGTGGGCGTGCTGCTCATCGCCTTCGTCGTCACCGTGCCGCTGGACGTGACCCAGCAGCTGCTGTTCTCGCTGGCGGTGTTCGGCATCGGCCTGTGCCTGCGGCGCGCCCGCAACCGCACCGTGCCGCTGCTGCTGATGGGGCTGTCGCTGGTCATGTCCAGCCGCTACATGTGGTGGCGGCTGACCGAGACCATGGGCATGGGCAGCGTGGTCGACCTGACCCTGGGCTTCGGCCTGGTGATGGCCGAGGTCTACGCGTTCGTGGTGCTGGTGCTGGGCTACTTCCAGGTGGCCTGGCCGCTGCACCGGCGTTCGCTGCCGCTGCCCGGGGACCAGTCGCTGTGGCCGACGGTGGATGTGTTCATTCCCACCTACAACGAACCGCTGTCGGTGGTGCGCACCACCGTGCTGGCGGCGACGGTGATGGACTGGCCGGCCGGCAAGTTGAAGATCCACCTGCTCGACGACGGCCGCCGCGAGGAATTCCGCGCGTTCTGCGAAGAGGTGGGGGTGAACTACGTCACCCGCACCAACAACAACCACGCCAAGGCCGGCAACATCAACGCGGCCTTGAAGAAGTCCGACGGCGAGTACGTCGCCATCTTCGACTGCGACCACGTGCCGACGCGCTCGTTCCTGCAGATGTCGATGGGCTGGTTCCTGCACGACGCGCGGCTGGCGGTGGTGCAGACGCCGCACTACTTCTTCTCCGCCGACCCGTTCGAGCGCAACCTGGGCACCTTCGGCAAGGTGCCCAACGAGGGCGAGCTGTTCTACGGCCTGCTGCAGGACGGCAACGACGCCTGGAACGCGACCTTCTTCTGCGGCTCGTGCGCGGTGATCCGGCGCGCGCCGCTGGAAGAGGTGGGCGGGGTGGCGGTGGAGACGGTGACCGAGGACGCGCATACCGCCATCCGCCTGCACCGCGCCGGCTACCGCAGCGCCTACATCCCGGTGCCGCAGGCTGCCGGACTGGCGACCGAGAGCCTGTCGGCGCACGTCGGCCAGCGCACCCGCTGGGCGCGCGGCATGGCGCAGATCTTCCGCGTCGACAACCCGATGCTCGGCCGCGGCCTGAGCCTGGTGCAGCGCATCTGCTACACCAACGCGATGCTGCACTTCTTCTACGGGCTGCCGCGCATCATCTTCCTGACCGCGCCGCTGGCGTTCCTGTTCTTCGGCGCGCACGTGATCCATGCCTCGGCGCTGATGATCTTCGCCTATGCGCTGCCGCACCTGGCGCAGGCCAGCCTGACCAACCTGCGCATCCAGGGCGGGCACCGCCACCTGCTGTGGAACGAGGTCTACGAGACCGCGCTGGCCTGGTACATCCTGCGGCCGACGCTGATGGCGGTGATCAACCCACGGCTGGGCAAGTTCAACGTCACCGCCAAGGGCGGCCTGGTCCACGCCAGCTATTTCGACGCGCAGATCGCCCGCCCGTACCTGCTCCTGCTGCTGCTCAACCTGGCCGGGGTGGTCGCTGGCATCGTCCGCCTGGTGATGGCCGACAGCAGCGGCGAGGTCAACACCATCTGGCTCAACCTGGGCTGGACCTTCTACAACATGGTCATGCTCGGCGCGGTCATCGCCACCTGCAGCGAGCAGCGCCAGATCCGCCGCGCACACCGCGTGCCGCTGGAAATGAAGGCGCTGCTGCACCTGCCCGACGGACGCGCGCTGGCCTGCAGCACGGTCGATTTCTCCACCGGCGGCATGGCCATCCGCCTGGACGAGCCGCAGCCGGTGCAGCCCGATACGCCGGTGGAGATCGAACTGCGCCACCGCCAGCGCAGCCAGCGCCTGCCGGCCCTGGTACGCCACGACCGCGACGCGCAGGGGCTGAGCCTGCAGTTCGGCGCGCTGAGCATCGAGCAGGAACGCTGGCTGGTCGCTTCCACCTTCGCCCGCGCCGACATCTGGGTCTCGCTGTGGGGCCGGCACGAGCGCGACACCTTCCTGCGCTCGCTGTCCGACGTGCTCCGCGCCAGCCTGCGCGGCTTCCATCGCCTGGGCCGATTCGTCATCACGAGGGGGCGGCACGACGACGCTGCCCGGCCCGCCCCCGGAGAAACCGCATGA
- a CDS encoding cellulose synthase, translated as MNPTELLDGYRERACARQWRGFLRAMAAEFDQALPEEESARLMARIGQRFADAHALPPVATVEALQAAVNAVWADCEWGWAAFEERPDQLRIVHAASPLAAALGGGRWHHGFLEGAYRHWLRGAGMLAVLDVRHLATGNRDVSIFGVGRVF; from the coding sequence GTGAACCCGACGGAGTTGCTCGATGGGTATCGCGAACGTGCCTGTGCCCGGCAATGGCGGGGCTTCCTGCGGGCGATGGCCGCCGAATTCGACCAGGCGCTGCCGGAGGAGGAATCGGCGCGGCTGATGGCGCGTATCGGGCAGCGCTTTGCCGACGCCCATGCGCTGCCACCGGTGGCGACGGTCGAGGCCCTGCAGGCCGCGGTCAACGCGGTGTGGGCGGACTGCGAATGGGGGTGGGCGGCGTTCGAGGAGCGCCCCGACCAGCTGCGCATCGTGCATGCGGCCTCGCCGCTGGCGGCGGCGCTGGGGGGTGGCCGCTGGCACCACGGCTTCCTGGAAGGCGCCTACCGGCACTGGCTGCGTGGCGCCGGCATGCTGGCGGTTCTCGACGTGCGCCACCTGGCCACCGGCAACCGCGACGTTTCGATCTTTGGCGTAGGGCGGGTGTTTTGA
- a CDS encoding glycosyltransferase, which translates to MPLPVILLPVGVDDVALDACLAALEAATPAGTPVWLADDAQGGPRVQAVIEPWLARTRLQAEYTRRPRSIGESAHLEQMLQACGDADVAVLAPDAVPLPGWLQQLSDCLARDASIATATPWSNAGETVAWPRAGERNALPADPARLARACASMPLLHPELPSAVTHAVLIRGSARRRAGGLDTQSCASWYAALVDLSLRMSGLGWRNVLCDNAFVGRHDEGRPADGDMEVLGNRWPAWTARLAGFLMDDPLHGHRQHLLQLCELAALPARQPDLFGDGDGDGPGSEAAS; encoded by the coding sequence GTGCCCTTGCCGGTGATCCTGTTGCCGGTGGGCGTGGACGACGTGGCGCTCGACGCCTGCCTGGCGGCGCTGGAAGCGGCGACACCGGCCGGTACCCCGGTCTGGTTGGCCGACGACGCGCAGGGGGGGCCGCGGGTGCAGGCGGTGATCGAACCGTGGCTGGCGCGTACCCGGTTGCAGGCGGAGTACACCCGGCGCCCGCGTTCGATCGGTGAATCGGCGCACCTGGAACAGATGCTGCAGGCCTGCGGCGATGCCGACGTGGCGGTGCTGGCGCCCGACGCCGTGCCGCTGCCGGGCTGGCTGCAGCAGCTGTCCGACTGCCTGGCGCGCGATGCCTCCATCGCCACCGCCACGCCCTGGAGCAATGCCGGCGAGACCGTGGCCTGGCCGCGCGCCGGCGAACGCAATGCGCTGCCGGCCGATCCGGCGCGGCTGGCGCGCGCCTGCGCGTCGATGCCGCTGCTGCACCCGGAACTGCCCTCGGCGGTCACCCATGCGGTGCTCATACGCGGCAGCGCGCGGCGCCGCGCCGGTGGCCTGGACACGCAGAGCTGCGCCTCCTGGTACGCGGCGCTGGTGGACCTGAGCCTGCGCATGAGCGGGCTGGGCTGGCGCAACGTGCTGTGCGACAACGCCTTCGTCGGCCGCCACGACGAGGGCCGCCCCGCCGACGGCGACATGGAAGTGCTGGGCAACCGCTGGCCGGCCTGGACCGCGCGCCTGGCCGGCTTCCTGATGGACGATCCGCTGCATGGCCATCGCCAGCACCTGCTGCAGTTGTGCGAGCTGGCGGCGCTCCCGGCGCGGCAGCCGGACCTGTTCGGCGACGGTGACGGCGACGGCCCTGGATCGGAGGCGGCGTCGTGA
- a CDS encoding disulfide bond formation protein DsbC, whose translation MLRIAIAALLGAISLTACAQPKTPETTAAAAPARADGAVEKRVRDALRQLDPNFNPDYIGAAPFAGFREVVVSGQVLYVTDDGRYLLQAQPYDIEKRALATSEGLLAHRRKLLASLPHSDRIVFAPPNAKYTISVFTDIECGYCRKLHQDIAELNRQGIAVEYLAFPRMGLGSKDHTDMVSVWCASDRKAALTAAKSDRPVEPKNCTNPVTMQYTVGQQLGISGTPAIFAADGTQLGGYLPPAQLKAALERLPGAAGSP comes from the coding sequence ATGCTCCGAATCGCCATCGCCGCGCTGCTGGGCGCGATCAGCCTGACCGCCTGCGCGCAGCCGAAAACGCCCGAAACGACGGCCGCCGCCGCGCCGGCCCGCGCGGACGGCGCGGTCGAGAAGCGGGTGCGCGATGCGCTCCGGCAGCTGGACCCGAATTTCAACCCGGATTACATCGGCGCCGCGCCGTTCGCCGGCTTCCGCGAAGTGGTGGTGTCCGGCCAGGTGCTGTACGTCACCGACGACGGCCGCTACCTGCTGCAGGCCCAGCCCTACGACATCGAAAAGCGCGCGCTGGCCACCAGCGAGGGCCTGCTGGCCCACCGCCGCAAGCTGCTGGCGTCGCTGCCGCATTCGGACCGGATCGTGTTCGCGCCGCCGAATGCCAAGTACACCATCAGCGTGTTTACCGACATCGAGTGCGGGTACTGCCGCAAGCTGCACCAGGACATCGCCGAGCTGAACCGTCAGGGCATCGCCGTCGAGTACCTGGCGTTCCCGCGCATGGGGCTGGGCAGCAAGGACCACACCGACATGGTCTCGGTATGGTGCGCCAGCGACCGCAAGGCGGCGCTGACCGCGGCCAAGTCCGACCGCCCGGTGGAGCCGAAGAACTGCACCAACCCGGTGACCATGCAGTACACCGTCGGCCAGCAGCTGGGCATCAGCGGCACCCCGGCGATCTTCGCCGCCGACGGCACCCAGCTGGGCGGCTACCTGCCGCCGGCGCAGCTCAAGGCCGCGCTGGAGCGGCTGCCCGGCGCCGCCGGCAGCCCCTGA
- a CDS encoding site-specific tyrosine recombinase XerD, translating to MTSPSTAAERRQRVMQLPPPREADGRHIQRFLDAIWAEQGLARATLDSYRRDLEGLARWANARAGDAAGASPPGLLAGLDRAGLFDYLAWRTRHGWSPRSNARLLSALRAFFADCLRRGERDDDPSALLEPPRLPRPLPKALAESQIEALLAAPDITTPEGLRDRAMLELMYAAGLRVSELVDLPANAVNLRQGVLRVTGKGSKERLVPLGEESRHWLERYLADARPALAAGRPVQATADGQVPLFLTRAQKPLTRQQFWALVKASAAAAGIDPARISPHGLRHSFATHLLNHGADLRALQMLLGHSSLSTTQIYTLVAREHLQKLHRTHHPRG from the coding sequence ATGACGTCGCCTTCCACCGCCGCCGAACGCCGCCAGCGGGTGATGCAGCTGCCGCCGCCGCGCGAGGCCGATGGCCGCCACATCCAGCGCTTCCTCGATGCGATCTGGGCCGAGCAGGGGCTGGCGCGGGCCACGCTGGACAGCTACCGCAGGGACCTGGAAGGGCTGGCGCGCTGGGCGAACGCACGCGCCGGCGACGCCGCGGGCGCGTCGCCGCCGGGACTGCTGGCCGGCCTCGACCGCGCCGGCCTGTTCGATTACCTGGCATGGCGCACCCGCCACGGCTGGTCGCCGCGCAGCAACGCGCGCCTGCTGTCGGCGCTGCGCGCGTTCTTCGCCGACTGCCTGCGCCGCGGCGAGCGCGACGACGATCCTTCCGCGTTGCTGGAGCCGCCCCGGTTGCCGCGGCCGCTGCCCAAGGCGCTGGCCGAGAGCCAGATCGAGGCGCTGCTGGCGGCGCCGGACATCACCACGCCGGAGGGCCTGCGCGACCGCGCCATGCTGGAACTCATGTATGCCGCCGGTCTGCGTGTGAGCGAGCTGGTCGACCTGCCGGCCAATGCCGTCAACCTGCGCCAGGGCGTGCTGCGGGTGACCGGCAAGGGCAGCAAGGAGCGGCTGGTGCCGCTGGGCGAGGAATCCCGCCACTGGCTGGAGCGCTACCTCGCAGACGCGCGCCCGGCGCTGGCGGCGGGCCGGCCGGTGCAGGCCACGGCCGACGGCCAGGTGCCGCTGTTCCTGACCCGTGCGCAGAAGCCGCTTACCCGGCAGCAGTTCTGGGCGCTGGTGAAAGCCAGCGCGGCGGCGGCCGGTATCGACCCGGCGCGGATCAGTCCGCACGGCCTGCGCCACAGCTTCGCCACCCATCTGCTCAACCACGGCGCCGACCTGCGCGCCCTGCAGATGCTGCTGGGCCACAGCTCCCTGTCCACCACCCAGATCTACACCCTGGTCGCCCGCGAACACCTGCAGAAGCTGCACCGCACCCACCACCCGAGGGGGTGA
- a CDS encoding LPS export ABC transporter permease LptG, protein MMLRPRIHDFYVGRTVLLTVLLAWAVLTGLDAMLSLSGEAKNIGTGSYTFGHAVAWSAYTLPRRAYTLFPMAAVIGALMGLGQLAATSELTALRALGLSRRRIALSVAIALSLLTAVMVVNGETLAPWAQEKADALKASAKFNTDMAVARYSGLWAREGDTFLNAQSGEEQLSDDGGTRLLLHDVRLYRLDADGRLASLTHAVTARHDASGWTLEQVRRDTFGERSASRQTVASEPWDSALDAAALASGLAKPRSLTAAELRTSIEYRKRNGLDARDYEDTYWSRWFYPVNVLALCLAAVPFAFGSLRSGGMGKRLFLGMLFALGFLLLQMFFGRMAGALKFDYRIAYALPPVIMLAVSGWLFRRRSS, encoded by the coding sequence ATGATGCTGCGCCCGCGCATCCACGATTTCTACGTCGGCCGCACGGTGCTGCTCACCGTGCTGCTGGCGTGGGCGGTGCTGACCGGGTTGGACGCGATGCTGTCGCTGTCCGGCGAGGCCAAGAACATCGGCACCGGCAGCTATACCTTCGGCCATGCCGTGGCCTGGAGCGCCTACACCCTGCCGCGCCGCGCCTACACGCTGTTCCCGATGGCCGCGGTGATCGGCGCGCTGATGGGGCTGGGGCAGCTGGCCGCGACCTCGGAGCTGACCGCGCTGCGCGCGCTGGGCCTGTCGCGGCGCCGGATCGCGCTGTCGGTGGCCATCGCGCTGTCGCTGCTGACTGCGGTGATGGTGGTCAACGGCGAAACCCTGGCGCCGTGGGCGCAGGAAAAGGCCGATGCGCTCAAGGCCAGCGCCAAGTTCAATACCGACATGGCCGTGGCCCGCTATTCCGGGTTGTGGGCGCGCGAGGGCGACACCTTCCTCAATGCGCAGAGCGGCGAGGAACAGCTCAGCGACGATGGCGGCACGCGCCTGCTGCTGCATGACGTCCGCCTCTACCGGCTGGACGCCGACGGTCGCCTGGCCAGCCTGACCCATGCGGTCACCGCCCGCCACGACGCCAGCGGCTGGACCCTGGAGCAGGTGCGGCGCGACACCTTCGGCGAGCGCTCGGCCAGCCGCCAGACGGTGGCCAGCGAGCCCTGGGACTCGGCCCTGGATGCGGCGGCCCTGGCCTCGGGCCTGGCCAAGCCGCGCAGCCTGACCGCCGCCGAGCTGCGCACCAGCATCGAGTACCGCAAACGCAACGGGCTGGATGCGCGCGACTACGAGGACACCTACTGGAGCCGCTGGTTCTACCCGGTGAACGTGCTGGCGCTGTGCCTGGCCGCGGTGCCGTTCGCGTTCGGCTCGCTGCGCAGTGGCGGCATGGGCAAGCGCCTGTTCCTGGGCATGCTGTTCGCGCTGGGCTTCCTGCTGCTGCAGATGTTCTTCGGGCGCATGGCCGGCGCGCTCAAGTTCGACTACCGCATCGCCTACGCGCTGCCGCCGGTGATCATGCTGGCGGTGTCCGGCTGGCTGTTCAGGCGGCGCTCGAGCTGA